In Cottoperca gobio chromosome 1, fCotGob3.1, whole genome shotgun sequence, a genomic segment contains:
- the utp6 gene encoding U3 small nucleolar RNA-associated protein 6 homolog, translating to MAEIVQHRIEERIPELEQLERVGLFTKKEVKSIIKKATALEYKLHRLILNKEDFIAYIQYEVNVLELIKKRRVHIHYQFKREEIEFPIIHRINSVFKRATNKWKDDVQLWLSHVAFCKKWATKGQISKVFSALLAIHPDKPALWIMAAKNELEDRNSSESARHLFLRALRFHPNNKKVYQEYFRMELLHCEKLRKQKKDLEKAEMDLGEYEFSPEILSGKLAEVVYKDATGKIKEAEFVISLLNIAAIFDFTKELQDFILQDLQANYTEDSLTWDFMAKRELEAPGAGEELHTARGRASDINRREERCCQVYEEGVKTLNTEPMWTCYVAFCLERLKRKTNVQELKEKRQERQLGVLQRAHNSSLLKEDYYKNWLQILLSSGDAEGAASVAMAVTQRYSQSVSVWCLSLQTLMQLGSGDVGRLFQEALTHVNPKESLPLWQLLVKWSVANQSPEETEAVFKRGLLSVVAAVAMEMKESYLDWSYSTGGYKKARRTFTSLQENRPLSKAFFTSMVEIEKELETPKMNNLRDYYERALQEFGTADEDLWLQYLQEELGTIGQPENCGKIHWRAMKFLEGESLERFTTKFTLIQTGHL from the exons ATGGCGGAGATCGTTCAGCATCGGATTGAGGAGAGAATCCCTGAGTTGGAGCAGCTGGAGCGAGTGGGACTGTTCACCAAGAAAGAAGTCAA ATCCATAATAAAAAAAGCAACAGCCCTGGAATACAAGCTCCACAGGTTGATCTTAAACAAGGAGGACTTCATTGCATACATTCAG TATGAAGTCAACGTTTTAGAGCTGATCAAGAAGAGAAGAGTG CACATACATTACCAGTTCAAAAGAGAGGAGATTGAGTTCCCCATCATCCATAGAATAAATAGTGTATTCAAAAGAGCAACAAATAAGTGGAag GATGATGTGCAGCTGTGGCTCTCACATGTTGCTTTCTGTAAGAAATGG GCCACCAAAGGTCAGATCAGCAAGGTGTTCTCAGCCTTGCTTGCTATACACCCCGACAAACCAG CCTTGTGGATCATGGCAGCCAAGAATGAGCTGGAGGATAGGAATTCCTCTGAAAGTGCCAGACACTTGTTTCTGAGGGCTCTGCGCTTCCATCCAAACAACAAGAAAGTCTACCAGGAG TACTTCCGTATGGAGCTGCTGCATTGTGAGAAACTGAGGAAGCAGAAGAAAGACCTGGAGAAAGCGGAGATGGACCTG GGTGAGTATGAGTTTTCTCCAGAGATCCTGAGTGGCAAACTGGCTGAGGTCGTGTACAAAGATGCTACAGGGAAAATCAAAG AAGCAGAGTTTGTCATCTCACTTCTGAACATAGCAGCTATTTTTGACTTCACCAAAGAACTCCAGGACTTCATACTGCAAGA CTTACAGGCTAACTACACAGAAGACAGCTTGACGTGGGATTTCATGGCTAAGAGGGAGCTGGAGGCTCCGGGGGCAGGGGAGGAGCTACATACAGCTAGAGGCCGGGCCTCAGATATCAACCGCAGAGAGGAGCGCTGCTGCCAGGTCTACGAGGAGGGGGTCAAGACCCTCAACACCG AGCCCATGTGGACTTGCTATGTGGCCTTCTGCTTGGAAAGGCTGAAGAGGAAGACCAACGTCCAAGAGCTGAAGGAAAAG aggcAGGAGAGGCAGCTGGGAGTGCTGCAGCGCGCCCACAACTCCTCACTGCTGAAGGAGGATTATTACAAGAACTGG TTGCAGATCCTGCTGTCATCTGGAGATGCTGAGGGAGCGGCCAGCGTTGCCATGGCTGTCACGCAGCGCTACAGCCAATCAGTGTCAGTGTGGTGCCTGAGCCTGCAGACACTGATGCAGCTGGGGAGTGGAGATGTGGGCAGGCTATTCCAGGAGGCTCTCACCCACGTCAATCCCAAg GAGAGTCTACCACTTTGGCAGCTGCTGGTCAAGTGGAGCGTAGCCAACCAGAGTCCCGAGGAGACAGAAGCCGTCTTTAAG AGAGGTCTGCTGTCTGTGGTAGCggctgttgccatggagatgaAAGAGAGCTACCTCGATTGGTCGTACTCCACCGGAGGCTACAAGAAAGCCAGGAGGACCTTTACAAG CTTACAGGAAAACCGCCCCTTGTCCAAGGCCTTTTTCACCAGCATGGTCGAGATCGAGAAGGAACTA GAGACTCCAAAGATGAACAATCTAAGAGACTACTATGAGAGGGCCCTGCAGGAGTTTGGTACCGCAGATGAGG ATCTGTGGCTGCAGTACCTCCAGGAGGAGCTGGGAACCATCGGACAGCCAGAGAACTGCGGCAAGATCCACTGGAGAGCCATGAAGTTTCTGGAGGGGGAGAGCCTGGAGAGGTTCACTACCAAGTTTACTCTGATTCAGACCGGACACTTATGA